A genomic segment from Hemitrygon akajei chromosome 27, sHemAka1.3, whole genome shotgun sequence encodes:
- the LOC140717291 gene encoding polymeric immunoglobulin receptor-like isoform X2, with protein MWILVLFICSLPVSGALWAEKYVRGVVGRAITIDCYYDAKYHSHTKYWCHGWTRQCSVLVEAKGQHGRSGRMSITDEQKRKFTVTMEDLHSGDTGWYSCGIATSTANLLSNVHLQVSDEPVSVPVLRYLSPANVSRLGGSVSVSCESFQGSLPIQYRWHEQTSSGYYKISDTNELALHCQSFNHQHHQYYCRASNRLGPKSSGMVNVTVFNNGEICSYVTEINGIISGALWAEDKVRGVVGRAITIDCHYAPMYRSHTKYWYPTSDRQWTLSVNANGQNELHGRMTIRDNTSLGLFTVNMENPVPQDSGAYRCGITTSGNDPSFEIDVDVSSEPPSVPLVRFSSPTSGLSCGDCMSVSCESVHGSLPIQYSWYEKTPSGDSKISETNKLDLHCQSLKYKKYLYYCKASNNHGEESSEMVNVSISNSVRTCRNVIEVNSTESIHFSENTVTETMTTAKGEESTSDEIRGIVSSNVVFSRNEAQNFSQKRQQ; from the exons ATGTGGATTCTGGTTCTTTTCATCTGTTCTCTGCCCG TTTCAGGTGCATTGTGGGCAGAGAAATATGTAAGAGGAGTTGTGGGAAGAGCGATCACAATCGATTGTTACTATGATGCAAAGTACCACTCACACACAAAGTATTGGTGCCATGGATGGACTCGTCAATGTTCAGTCTTAGTGGAAGCAAAAGGGCAACACGGACGGAGTGGACGAATGTCAATCACAGATGAACAGAAGAGAAAATTTACTGTTACTATGGAGGATCTTCACTCTGGAGATACAGGATGGTACAGCTGTGGAATTGCTACATCAACCGCCAATCTGTTATCTAACGTACATCTACAAGTATCTGATG AACCCGTGTCTGTTCCTGTTCTTCGATATCTGTCACCAGCAAATGTCTCACGTCTAGGGGGCTCAGTGTCAGTTTCCTGTGAGTCCTTCCAGGGATCCCTTCCCATTCAGTACAGATGGCATGAACAAACTTCATCTGGGTATTACAAGATCTCAGACACCAATGAACTGGCTCTGCATTGTCAATCCTTCAACCACCAGCACCATCAATATTACTGCAGAGCCTCGAATCGGCTTGGACCAAAATCCAGTGGAATGGTTAATGTGACAGTCTTCAACAACGGAGAGATCTGCAGTTATGTGACAGAAATCAATGGCATCA TTTCAGGTGCTTTATGGGCAGAAGATAAAGTAAGAGGAGTTGTGGGAAGAGCAATCACAATCGATTGTCACTATGCACCAATGTACCgttcacacacaaagtactggtaCCCAACGTCGGATCGCCAATGGACATTGTCAGTGAATGCAAATGGGCAAAATGAGCTTCATGGAAGAATGACAATCAGAGATAACACCTCCCTGGGACTATTTACTGTTAATATGGAGAATCCTGTCCCTCAAGATTCAGGAGCTTACAGATGTGGAATTACAACATCTGGCAATGATCCATCTTTTGAGATTGATGTAGACGTTTCTAGCG AACCCCCGTCTGTTCCTTTGGTTCGATTTTCATCACCCACAAGTGGCTTAAGTTGTGGAGACTGCATGTCAGTGTCCTGCGAGTCTGTCCATGGATCCCTTCCCATTCAGTACTCATGGTATGAAAAGACACCATCTGGGGATTCAAAGATCTCTGAGACCAACAAACTGGACCTACATTGTCAATCCTTAAAATACAAAAAATATCTGTATTATTGCAAAGCCTCAAATAATCATGGAGAAGAGTCCAGTGAAATGGTCAATGTGTCCATCTCCAACAGTGTCAGGACCTGCAGAAATGTGATTGAAGTCAACAGCACGG AGTCAATTCATTTCTCTGAAAATACTGTGACAGAAACCATGACAACTGCAAAAGGGGAAGAATCTACATCAGATGAAAT ACGCGGAATTGTGAGCAGTAATGTTGTATTTTCGAGAAATGaagcccaaaacttctcacagaAAAGGCAACAATGA
- the LOC140717291 gene encoding polymeric immunoglobulin receptor-like isoform X1: MWILVLFICSLPVSGALWAEKYVRGVVGRAITIDCYYDAKYHSHTKYWCHGWTRQCSVLVEAKGQHGRSGRMSITDEQKRKFTVTMEDLHSGDTGWYSCGIATSTANLLSNVHLQVSDEPVSVPVLRYLSPANVSRLGGSVSVSCESFQGSLPIQYRWHEQTSSGYYKISDTNELALHCQSFNHQHHQYYCRASNRLGPKSSGMVNVTVFNNGEICSYVTEINGIISGALWAEDKVRGVVGRAITIDCHYAPMYRSHTKYWYPTSDRQWTLSVNANGQNELHGRMTIRDNTSLGLFTVNMENPVPQDSGAYRCGITTSGNDPSFEIDVDVSSEPPSVPLVRFSSPTSGLSCGDCMSVSCESVHGSLPIQYSWYEKTPSGDSKISETNKLDLHCQSLKYKKYLYYCKASNNHGEESSEMVNVSISNSVRTCRNVIEVNSTESIHFSENTVTETMTTAKGEESTSDEMIIYRIVPSVIGILLILFVVCLLCYLKRKKQGRGIVSSNVVFSRNEAQNFSQKRQQ; this comes from the exons ATGTGGATTCTGGTTCTTTTCATCTGTTCTCTGCCCG TTTCAGGTGCATTGTGGGCAGAGAAATATGTAAGAGGAGTTGTGGGAAGAGCGATCACAATCGATTGTTACTATGATGCAAAGTACCACTCACACACAAAGTATTGGTGCCATGGATGGACTCGTCAATGTTCAGTCTTAGTGGAAGCAAAAGGGCAACACGGACGGAGTGGACGAATGTCAATCACAGATGAACAGAAGAGAAAATTTACTGTTACTATGGAGGATCTTCACTCTGGAGATACAGGATGGTACAGCTGTGGAATTGCTACATCAACCGCCAATCTGTTATCTAACGTACATCTACAAGTATCTGATG AACCCGTGTCTGTTCCTGTTCTTCGATATCTGTCACCAGCAAATGTCTCACGTCTAGGGGGCTCAGTGTCAGTTTCCTGTGAGTCCTTCCAGGGATCCCTTCCCATTCAGTACAGATGGCATGAACAAACTTCATCTGGGTATTACAAGATCTCAGACACCAATGAACTGGCTCTGCATTGTCAATCCTTCAACCACCAGCACCATCAATATTACTGCAGAGCCTCGAATCGGCTTGGACCAAAATCCAGTGGAATGGTTAATGTGACAGTCTTCAACAACGGAGAGATCTGCAGTTATGTGACAGAAATCAATGGCATCA TTTCAGGTGCTTTATGGGCAGAAGATAAAGTAAGAGGAGTTGTGGGAAGAGCAATCACAATCGATTGTCACTATGCACCAATGTACCgttcacacacaaagtactggtaCCCAACGTCGGATCGCCAATGGACATTGTCAGTGAATGCAAATGGGCAAAATGAGCTTCATGGAAGAATGACAATCAGAGATAACACCTCCCTGGGACTATTTACTGTTAATATGGAGAATCCTGTCCCTCAAGATTCAGGAGCTTACAGATGTGGAATTACAACATCTGGCAATGATCCATCTTTTGAGATTGATGTAGACGTTTCTAGCG AACCCCCGTCTGTTCCTTTGGTTCGATTTTCATCACCCACAAGTGGCTTAAGTTGTGGAGACTGCATGTCAGTGTCCTGCGAGTCTGTCCATGGATCCCTTCCCATTCAGTACTCATGGTATGAAAAGACACCATCTGGGGATTCAAAGATCTCTGAGACCAACAAACTGGACCTACATTGTCAATCCTTAAAATACAAAAAATATCTGTATTATTGCAAAGCCTCAAATAATCATGGAGAAGAGTCCAGTGAAATGGTCAATGTGTCCATCTCCAACAGTGTCAGGACCTGCAGAAATGTGATTGAAGTCAACAGCACGG AGTCAATTCATTTCTCTGAAAATACTGTGACAGAAACCATGACAACTGCAAAAGGGGAAGAATCTACATCAGATGAAAT GATCATTTACAGAATTGTGCCCAGTGTCATTGGGATTCTTCTCATATTATTTGTCGTTTGTCTGCTTTGCTACCTGAAGAGAAAAAAACAGGG ACGCGGAATTGTGAGCAGTAATGTTGTATTTTCGAGAAATGaagcccaaaacttctcacagaAAAGGCAACAATGA